From the genome of Pectobacterium atrosepticum:
GCGTCGCGCAACGTTGGCTTATGATTGCTGTGTGTCGCTTTCGCACGCTGAATAATGTCGCCAATTTTGACATCCGATGGGCACGCAACCTCACAGCGTTTGCAGTTGGTGCAGTATTTCAGCGCATCATCGTACAGCGCCGGATCTTTGCGGCGCAGGCGCTCGCCGTCCGGCCCAGCCTGTTTCGGGCCAGGATAAAGCGGATTCACACGCGAAACCGGGCAGTACGTAGTACAGACCGTACATTTGATGCAATCTTCAAAACTGTTATCGCTAAGCAGGCTCATGGATTGCCCTCCTTCAGGATCTGTTCGGCAACATGGAGCGCGCTGAGTAAGGAAACGCCAGCCCCACATCCCTGCACAATCGGGTCGAAGCCTTCCAGCACCGCGCCAATCGCGTACAGATTGTTGACTGTCTCACCCGCGATACGCGGGTGCAGGTGTTCATCGACAATCGCGCCAAATTGCATATAGGGCTGCGGCGCAAACACGTCCTGCTGGCTCCAGCCTTCGCGCTGGTCAGCAAACCGAACATCCAGCCCAAAGACCGGTTCAGTCACCCGATCGAACTGTGTCACTAGCCCGTTACTGAAGAAGCTACCGCTCGCCAGCACCGCGTGCTTCGCCCGCAGCGGAATATCACGGTGATGGTGGCTATGGACTGCGATCTCCTGCGGAGACAACGAGGCGCGCACCGCGCGATCGCCCGGCATCACCATGCCACCCAATTGGCGGAAACGCTGTGACAGCGCCTGATGCAAACGTAACCCGAGTACTGACGGCGGTAATGTCGGCAGCAGCAGCACCGGTTTACCTAACGCATCAGCGAGTTCACTCACGATCTCGGGGCTGTCCAATCCCAGACAGGCGGGCATGATGATGGCATCATTACCGTTAGCCAGAAGCGATAGCTCTTCCACCAGCGCCGAGCGGTTTTCAGGTCGATCCAGTAGACGAGCGATATTTACCGCACGGAATTCACTGGGATTTTGACGCAA
Proteins encoded in this window:
- the glpB gene encoding glycerol-3-phosphate dehydrogenase subunit GlpB; protein product: MRYDVVIIGGGLAGLTCGIRLAEQGKRCAIVSAGQNALHFSSGALDLLSHLPDGQPVSQPLDALDELARQAPHHPYSRMGAAAVAALLPQVEALLERSNISLLGNHQQNHWRMTPLGKFRACWLSPVDGVTRGLADSHFGDNPLIAGIEGFLDFQSRIVAGTLQTQGIAARSDELKLPVLDRLRQNPSEFRAVNIARLLDRPENRSALVEELSLLANGNDAIIMPACLGLDSPEIVSELADALGKPVLLLPTLPPSVLGLRLHQALSQRFRQLGGMVMPGDRAVRASLSPQEIAVHSHHHRDIPLRAKHAVLASGSFFSNGLVTQFDRVTEPVFGLDVRFADQREGWSQQDVFAPQPYMQFGAIVDEHLHPRIAGETVNNLYAIGAVLEGFDPIVQGCGAGVSLLSALHVAEQILKEGNP